The sequence CCGTCACCGAGGCCGACTTCGATGACGCGGTCAAGGTCATCGAAGGCGCCCGCCAGGCCATCGGCTACGAGGATATGCTGTGCGACAACGGCGTCGCCAAGATCTCGATCATCGGCGTCGGCATGCGCAGCCATGCCGGCGTGGCCTCGCGCATGTTCGCCACGCTGGCCGAAAAGGGCATCAACATCGAGGTCATTTCGACCTCCGAGATCAAGGTCAGCGTGCTGATCAGTGAGGAATACACCGAACTGGCTCTGCGCGCGCTGCACAGCGCCTATGGCCTCGATGGCAGCTGAAACGGGAGCAACCCCCGGGGCTTTGCGGCTGGAACGGCTGTGGAGCCGCGGCCGCGAGCTGCTGGGGGTGCGCTACGCCATTCTGGGCGGCGCCATGTCATGGCTCTCCGATCGCCATCTGGTGGCCGCCATCTCCAACGCCGGCGGCTTCGGCGTCATCGCCTGCGGCGCCATGACGCCGGACCTCCTCGAAGCCGAGATCGAAGCCACCAACCAGCGCACCGAGCAGCCCTTCGGCGTCAACCTTATCACCATGCATCCCCAGATCGAGGACCTGATGGCGGTTTGCGCCCGGCAAAAAGTCGGTCACGTGGTGCTGGCCGGCGGCCTGCCGCGCACGGCCGACATCGAGCGCCTCAAAGAGGCCGGTATTCGGGTGCTGGGCTTTGCCCCGGCGCTGGCGGTGGCACGCCGCCTGGTACGGGCCGGCATCGACGGCATCATCGTCGAGGGCGCCGAGGCTGGCGGCCATATCGGACCGGTGGCGACCAGCGTGCTGTGCCAGGAGATCCTGCCCGAAATCGACGCCGTGCCGGTCTTCGTGGCCGGCGGCATCGGGCGGGGCGAGGCCATGGCGCTATATCTGGAGATGGGTGCCGCCGGCGTGCAACTGGGCACCCGCTTCGTCTGTGCCGAGGAGTGCATCGCCCATGCCGACTTCAAGCGCGCCTTCATCCGCGCCAATGCCCGCGATGCCGTGCCCACGGTGCAGGTCGACCCCGAATTTCCCGTGATCCCGGTGCGGGCCCTGGTCAACCGCGGCAGCCAACGCTTCATCGCCTTTCAGCACGAGGTCATCGCGCGCTACCGGGGCGGTGAATTGGAGCAGAAGGCGGCCCAGCTCGAGATCGAACATTTCTGGGCCGGCGCCCTGAAGCGCGCCGCCATCGACGGCGACGTCGAGGAGGGTTCGCTGATGGCCGGCCAAAGCGTCGGCCTGGTCAAGTCGGAACAGCCCACCGCCGACATCATGGCCGAGCTTGTAGAGCAGGCCACGGCGGCCCTGGAGCGCCAA is a genomic window of Alphaproteobacteria bacterium containing:
- a CDS encoding nitronate monooxygenase family protein, which codes for MAAETGATPGALRLERLWSRGRELLGVRYAILGGAMSWLSDRHLVAAISNAGGFGVIACGAMTPDLLEAEIEATNQRTEQPFGVNLITMHPQIEDLMAVCARQKVGHVVLAGGLPRTADIERLKEAGIRVLGFAPALAVARRLVRAGIDGIIVEGAEAGGHIGPVATSVLCQEILPEIDAVPVFVAGGIGRGEAMALYLEMGAAGVQLGTRFVCAEECIAHADFKRAFIRANARDAVPTVQVDPEFPVIPVRALVNRGSQRFIAFQHEVIARYRGGELEQKAAQLEIEHFWAGALKRAAIDGDVEEGSLMAGQSVGLVKSEQPTADIMAELVEQATAALERQPG